The Bosea sp. 685 DNA window GAGGCAGCCTTCTCGAACAGCCGGCCCCAATCCTGATTGGCGGCCGCCGGAATCGCCTCAACGCGGATGAAGCTCGAATCCTGCGGGCTCCTGGCGCGGTTGAGCAGATGGTCGACATCGAAACCGGCAAGCTCGGCGGATGTCGCCCTGACGCCATAGGCCTCGCGAATGAACGCCAGATAGGCGGAGCGATAACCGGAATAGCGCGCCGCGACCCAGCAACTCGCCTGCGTATCGGGATCGCCGGGCCTGGCCACCATGGCGACATTGCGTTCGTCGCGCCGGCCGACCCCACCGGCGATGCCAGCTTCACCGGCATCCGAGATGAAGACCAGCCCCGGCAGGGCTCCGGGCGCTTCGACCTGCACCTGCACAAGCGGGCTGCGCACCCACGCGGCGATGAGCGCTCGCTGACGACGGGCAATGATGGCGTGCAGGGACATTGAGAGCCGCTCCTTCGGTTAACCTCTAAACGTCAGAGAACCTCGCGCAGCCGCGCGACGAAGGCGTCACGATCGTCATCCGTATTCACTTCGGTATTCGCCACGATCAGCAGGTCATCGAGCCCAGCGCCGGGCAACAGCCGCGAGACCGGCACGCCGGCGAGCACACCCTTTTCGGCCAACGCCTCGACCACCTCGGCGGCGGGCTTGGGGAGCTTCACGGTGAACTCGTTGAAGAAGCTCTCATTGAGCACCGTGACGCCCTTCACCCCGGCGAGCTGATCGGCGAGCTTGACCGCGTTGGCGTGATTGACCTCGGCCAGCCGCGACAGCCCGGCTTGGCCGAGCAGCGTCATGTGGATGGTGAAGGCGAGCACGCAGAGGCCGGAATTGGTGCAGATGTTCGAGGTCGCCTTGTCCCTGCGGATATGCTGCTCGCGGGTCGAGAGCGTCAGCACGAAGCCGCGCTGGCCGTCAGCGTCCACCGTCTCGCCGCAGAGCCTGCCTGGCATCTGGCGGACATATTTCGACTTGGCGGCGAAGAGCCCGACATAGGGGCCGCCGAAATTCAACGCATTGCCGATCGACTGGCCTTCGCCGACGACGATGTCGGCGCCCATCTCGCCAGGCGAGGTGATCGCGCCGAGCGAAACCACTTCGGTGACGACCGCGATCAGCAAGGCGCCATGGGCCTGCGCCTTCGCGGCGATCGGGGCGAGGTCGCGGAGATTGCCGAAGACGTCGGGCGATTGCACGACGACGCAGGAGGTCTCGTCGTCGATCTGGGCGAGGATGTCCTCAGTGGCCGCGACATCGGGCTTCAACGCCACGACCTCGTCGCTCGCCATCTCGGAGAGCGTCTTCACCACCTCGGCGTAATGCGGGTGCAGGCCGCCCGACAGCAGGGCCTTGCGGCGCTTGGTGACGCGGTGAGCCATCAGCACGGCCTCGCCAGTGCCGGTCGAGCCGTCATACATCGAGGCGTTGGCGACCTCCATGCCGGTGAGCGCCGCGACCTGGGTCTGGAACTCGAAGAGATATTGCAGCGTGCCCTGCGCGATCTCGGGCTGGTAGGGCGTGTAGCTGGTCAGGAATTCCGAGCGCTGGATCAGGTGGTCCACCGTCGCCGGGACATGATGCTTATAGGCCCCGGCCCCGACGAAGAAGGCCACGGAGGAGGCCGCGATGCTCTTGGCCGCGATGCGCCCCATGATGCGCTCGACCTCGAGCTCGCCCTTGGCGCGGGGTAGATCGAGCGGCGCGGTCAGGAGCTTGCCGGCCGGTACGTCGCTGAACAGCGCATCGACATCGGGAACGCCGATGCGGGCCAGCATGTCGAGCCGGTCGGTGTCGGTGAGGGGGAGGTAGCGCATGGGGTGCTTCCGTGGTGAGTTGGGTGTCATCCCGTGCGCGCTGCGGCACGAAAGTGCTGCTGCGCAGACACGGGATCGTATGACGAGAAGGCGCCTTATCCGGAGAGCGCTCCCGCATCTGCGCAGCAGCACTTTCGTGCCGCAGCGCGTGCGGGATGACCCCGTTCACAGCGTCTTGACGTAATCCTGGTACTCGGCCTCGCTCATCAAACCCTCGAGCTCGGCGGCGTTGCTGAGCTTGAGCTTGACGAACCAGCCTTTGCCGGCCGGGTCCTCATTGACCGTGCCGGGCGATGCCTCGAGCTCGCTGTTGACGGCCACAACCTCGCCGGAGACCGGCGCATAGACCTCGGACGCCGCCTTGACGCTCTCGACCACGGCCGCTTCGCCGCCCTTGGTCACGGCCTTGCCGATGGCGGGCAGCTCGACGAAGACGACGTCGCCAAGCTGCGCCTGGGCGTAGTCGCTGATGCCGACCGTGCCGGTGTCGCCCTCGATGCGGATATATTCGTGGTCCTTGGTATAGCGGGTCTCGGCCATGGTCTTGTCTCCTGGAAAAGGAATGGGGATCAGCGCTTGTAGCGGTTGGGCACGAAGGGCATCGCGGCGACGACTGCCGGCAGCGGCTTGCCGCGCACGATCAGATCAAGCCGCGTGCCAGGAGCGGAATGCGCCTTGGCGACATAGCCCATGGCGCAGGGTGCGTTCAGGGTCGGGCCAAAGCCGCCGGAGGTAACCTTGCCGACGATCTCGCCCTCGGGCGTGGCGATCTCGGCACCCTCGCGAGCCGGAGCGCGGCCTTCCGGCAGCAGGCCGACGCGGATGCGTGCGGGCCCCTCGGTGAATTCGCGCTGGATGCGGGCAGCACCGGGAAAGCCGCCCTCCTCGCGCCGGCGTTTCTGGATCGACCAGTTCAGCGCGCCCTCGACCGGCGAGGTCGTGGTGTCGATGTCATGGCCGTAGAGGCACAGGCCCGCCTCCAGCCTCAGCGAATCACGCGCGC harbors:
- the gcvPA gene encoding aminomethyl-transferring glycine dehydrogenase subunit GcvPA, which translates into the protein MRYLPLTDTDRLDMLARIGVPDVDALFSDVPAGKLLTAPLDLPRAKGELEVERIMGRIAAKSIAASSVAFFVGAGAYKHHVPATVDHLIQRSEFLTSYTPYQPEIAQGTLQYLFEFQTQVAALTGMEVANASMYDGSTGTGEAVLMAHRVTKRRKALLSGGLHPHYAEVVKTLSEMASDEVVALKPDVAATEDILAQIDDETSCVVVQSPDVFGNLRDLAPIAAKAQAHGALLIAVVTEVVSLGAITSPGEMGADIVVGEGQSIGNALNFGGPYVGLFAAKSKYVRQMPGRLCGETVDADGQRGFVLTLSTREQHIRRDKATSNICTNSGLCVLAFTIHMTLLGQAGLSRLAEVNHANAVKLADQLAGVKGVTVLNESFFNEFTVKLPKPAAEVVEALAEKGVLAGVPVSRLLPGAGLDDLLIVANTEVNTDDDRDAFVARLREVL
- the gcvH gene encoding glycine cleavage system protein GcvH; the protein is MAETRYTKDHEYIRIEGDTGTVGISDYAQAQLGDVVFVELPAIGKAVTKGGEAAVVESVKAASEVYAPVSGEVVAVNSELEASPGTVNEDPAGKGWFVKLKLSNAAELEGLMSEAEYQDYVKTL